In Callospermophilus lateralis isolate mCalLat2 chromosome 10, mCalLat2.hap1, whole genome shotgun sequence, a single genomic region encodes these proteins:
- the Mfsd1 gene encoding lysosomal dipeptide transporter MFSD1 isoform X1, producing the protein MEEVEEARALLAGGAGGAGGAGSAGRPRALPALYDPSHLAHRLVVLLLMCLLGFGSYFCYDSPAALQTQVKRDMQVNTTKFMLLYAWYSWPNVVLCFLGGFLIDRVFGIRWGTIIFSCFVCIGQVIFALGAIVNAFWLMEFGRFVFGIGGESLAVAQNTYAVSWFKGKELNLVFGLQLSMARIGSTVNMNVMGWLYSEIEASLGSAGHTTLGFTLMVGGITCILSLICALALAYLDHRAERILHKEQGKTGEVIKLTDIKDFSLPLWLIFIICVCYYVAVFPFIGLGKVFFIEKFGFSPQEASAVNSVVYIISAPMSPIFGLLVDKTGKNIIWVLCAVATTLISHMMLAFTMWTPWIAMCLLGLSYSLLACALWPMVAFVVPEHQLGTAYGFMQSIQNLGLAIISIIAGMILDTWGYLFLEVFFVACVYLSLLSVVLLYLVNRVRDGNLNYSARKREEMKLSHTE; encoded by the exons ATGGAGGAGGTCGAGGAAGCGCGGGCGCTGCTGGCGGGCGGCGCGGGTGGCGCGGGTGGCGCGGGCAGCGCGGGCAGACCCCGCGCGCTGCCCGCGCTGTACGACCCAAGCCACCTGGCGCACCGGCTGGTGGTGCTGCTGCTCATGTGCCTGCTGGGCTTCG GCAGCTATTTCTGCTATGACAGTCCTGCTGCCCTTCAGACCCAGGTTAAGCGG GATATGCAGGTGAATACCACGAAGTTCATGCTGCTGTATGCCTGGTACTCTTGGCCCAATGTGGTTTTGTGTTTCTTGGGTGGCTTTTTGATAGACCGAGTATTTGGAATACG ATGGGGCACAATTATTTTTAGCTGCTTTGTTTGCATAGGACAG GTGATTTTTGCTCTGGGTGCAATAGTTAATGCTTTTTGGCTGATGGAATTTGGAAGATTTGTGTTTGG gATTGGTGGGGAGTCCTTGGCAGTTGCCCAGAACACATATGCCGTCAGTTGGTTTAAAGGCAAAGAATTAAACCTGGTATTTGGACTGCAGCTTAGCATGGCTAGAATC ggAAGTACAGTGAACATGAACGTCATGGGGTGGCTGTATTCTGAGATTGAAGCTTCGTTGGGTTCTGCTGGTCACACAACCCTTGGGTTCACACTTATGGTTG gggGTATAACATGTATCCTTTCACTAATCTGTGCCTTGGCCCTTGCTTACTTGGATCACAGAGCAGAGAGAATCCTTCATAAAGAACAAGGAAAAACAG GTGAAGTTATTAAGTTGACTGATATAAAGGACTTCTCCTTACCTCTGTGGCTGATATTCATCATCTGTGTCTGCTACTATGTTGCCGTGTTCCCTTTTATTGGTCTAGGAAA agtttTCTTTATAGAGAAATTTGGATTTTCTCCTCAGGAAGCAAGTGCAGTTAACAG TGTCGTGTACATCATATCGGCACCCATGTCACCGATATTTGGGCTCTTGGTGGATAAGACAGGGAAGAACATCATCTGGGTTCTTTGTGCGGTGGCCACCACTCTCATATCCCACATGATGCTGGCCTTCACCATGTGGACCCCTTGGATCGCTATG TGTCTTCTGGGACTCTCCTATTCATTGCTTGCCTGTGCATTGTGGCCAATGGTGGCATTTGTCGTTCCTGAACACCAGCTGGGAACTGCATATGGCTT CATGCAGTCCATTCAGAACCTGGGGCTGGCCATCATTTCCATTATTGCTGGAATGATACTGGATACTTGGGGATATTTGTTTCTAGAAGTTTTCTTCGTTGCCTGTGTTTATT TGTCACTTTTATCTGTGGTCTTACTTTATTTGGTGAATCGTGTCCGAG aTGGGAACCTAAATTATTCTGCAAGAAAAAGGGAAGAAATGAAACTTTCTCATACTGAGTAA
- the Mfsd1 gene encoding lysosomal dipeptide transporter MFSD1 isoform X3, protein MTVLLPFRPRLSGWGTIIFSCFVCIGQVIFALGAIVNAFWLMEFGRFVFGIGGESLAVAQNTYAVSWFKGKELNLVFGLQLSMARIGSTVNMNVMGWLYSEIEASLGSAGHTTLGFTLMVGGITCILSLICALALAYLDHRAERILHKEQGKTGEVIKLTDIKDFSLPLWLIFIICVCYYVAVFPFIGLGKVFFIEKFGFSPQEASAVNSVVYIISAPMSPIFGLLVDKTGKNIIWVLCAVATTLISHMMLAFTMWTPWIAMCLLGLSYSLLACALWPMVAFVVPEHQLGTAYGFMQSIQNLGLAIISIIAGMILDTWGYLFLEVFFVACVYLSLLSVVLLYLVNRVRDGNLNYSARKREEMKLSHTE, encoded by the exons ATGACAGTCCTGCTGCCCTTCAGACCCAGGTTAAGCGG ATGGGGCACAATTATTTTTAGCTGCTTTGTTTGCATAGGACAG GTGATTTTTGCTCTGGGTGCAATAGTTAATGCTTTTTGGCTGATGGAATTTGGAAGATTTGTGTTTGG gATTGGTGGGGAGTCCTTGGCAGTTGCCCAGAACACATATGCCGTCAGTTGGTTTAAAGGCAAAGAATTAAACCTGGTATTTGGACTGCAGCTTAGCATGGCTAGAATC ggAAGTACAGTGAACATGAACGTCATGGGGTGGCTGTATTCTGAGATTGAAGCTTCGTTGGGTTCTGCTGGTCACACAACCCTTGGGTTCACACTTATGGTTG gggGTATAACATGTATCCTTTCACTAATCTGTGCCTTGGCCCTTGCTTACTTGGATCACAGAGCAGAGAGAATCCTTCATAAAGAACAAGGAAAAACAG GTGAAGTTATTAAGTTGACTGATATAAAGGACTTCTCCTTACCTCTGTGGCTGATATTCATCATCTGTGTCTGCTACTATGTTGCCGTGTTCCCTTTTATTGGTCTAGGAAA agtttTCTTTATAGAGAAATTTGGATTTTCTCCTCAGGAAGCAAGTGCAGTTAACAG TGTCGTGTACATCATATCGGCACCCATGTCACCGATATTTGGGCTCTTGGTGGATAAGACAGGGAAGAACATCATCTGGGTTCTTTGTGCGGTGGCCACCACTCTCATATCCCACATGATGCTGGCCTTCACCATGTGGACCCCTTGGATCGCTATG TGTCTTCTGGGACTCTCCTATTCATTGCTTGCCTGTGCATTGTGGCCAATGGTGGCATTTGTCGTTCCTGAACACCAGCTGGGAACTGCATATGGCTT CATGCAGTCCATTCAGAACCTGGGGCTGGCCATCATTTCCATTATTGCTGGAATGATACTGGATACTTGGGGATATTTGTTTCTAGAAGTTTTCTTCGTTGCCTGTGTTTATT TGTCACTTTTATCTGTGGTCTTACTTTATTTGGTGAATCGTGTCCGAG aTGGGAACCTAAATTATTCTGCAAGAAAAAGGGAAGAAATGAAACTTTCTCATACTGAGTAA
- the Mfsd1 gene encoding lysosomal dipeptide transporter MFSD1 isoform X2, with translation MCLLGFGSYFCYDSPAALQTQVKRDMQVNTTKFMLLYAWYSWPNVVLCFLGGFLIDRVFGIRWGTIIFSCFVCIGQVIFALGAIVNAFWLMEFGRFVFGIGGESLAVAQNTYAVSWFKGKELNLVFGLQLSMARIGSTVNMNVMGWLYSEIEASLGSAGHTTLGFTLMVGGITCILSLICALALAYLDHRAERILHKEQGKTGEVIKLTDIKDFSLPLWLIFIICVCYYVAVFPFIGLGKVFFIEKFGFSPQEASAVNSVVYIISAPMSPIFGLLVDKTGKNIIWVLCAVATTLISHMMLAFTMWTPWIAMCLLGLSYSLLACALWPMVAFVVPEHQLGTAYGFMQSIQNLGLAIISIIAGMILDTWGYLFLEVFFVACVYLSLLSVVLLYLVNRVRDGNLNYSARKREEMKLSHTE, from the exons ATGTGCCTGCTGGGCTTCG GCAGCTATTTCTGCTATGACAGTCCTGCTGCCCTTCAGACCCAGGTTAAGCGG GATATGCAGGTGAATACCACGAAGTTCATGCTGCTGTATGCCTGGTACTCTTGGCCCAATGTGGTTTTGTGTTTCTTGGGTGGCTTTTTGATAGACCGAGTATTTGGAATACG ATGGGGCACAATTATTTTTAGCTGCTTTGTTTGCATAGGACAG GTGATTTTTGCTCTGGGTGCAATAGTTAATGCTTTTTGGCTGATGGAATTTGGAAGATTTGTGTTTGG gATTGGTGGGGAGTCCTTGGCAGTTGCCCAGAACACATATGCCGTCAGTTGGTTTAAAGGCAAAGAATTAAACCTGGTATTTGGACTGCAGCTTAGCATGGCTAGAATC ggAAGTACAGTGAACATGAACGTCATGGGGTGGCTGTATTCTGAGATTGAAGCTTCGTTGGGTTCTGCTGGTCACACAACCCTTGGGTTCACACTTATGGTTG gggGTATAACATGTATCCTTTCACTAATCTGTGCCTTGGCCCTTGCTTACTTGGATCACAGAGCAGAGAGAATCCTTCATAAAGAACAAGGAAAAACAG GTGAAGTTATTAAGTTGACTGATATAAAGGACTTCTCCTTACCTCTGTGGCTGATATTCATCATCTGTGTCTGCTACTATGTTGCCGTGTTCCCTTTTATTGGTCTAGGAAA agtttTCTTTATAGAGAAATTTGGATTTTCTCCTCAGGAAGCAAGTGCAGTTAACAG TGTCGTGTACATCATATCGGCACCCATGTCACCGATATTTGGGCTCTTGGTGGATAAGACAGGGAAGAACATCATCTGGGTTCTTTGTGCGGTGGCCACCACTCTCATATCCCACATGATGCTGGCCTTCACCATGTGGACCCCTTGGATCGCTATG TGTCTTCTGGGACTCTCCTATTCATTGCTTGCCTGTGCATTGTGGCCAATGGTGGCATTTGTCGTTCCTGAACACCAGCTGGGAACTGCATATGGCTT CATGCAGTCCATTCAGAACCTGGGGCTGGCCATCATTTCCATTATTGCTGGAATGATACTGGATACTTGGGGATATTTGTTTCTAGAAGTTTTCTTCGTTGCCTGTGTTTATT TGTCACTTTTATCTGTGGTCTTACTTTATTTGGTGAATCGTGTCCGAG aTGGGAACCTAAATTATTCTGCAAGAAAAAGGGAAGAAATGAAACTTTCTCATACTGA ATGA